In Nonomuraea muscovyensis, one genomic interval encodes:
- a CDS encoding Uma2 family endonuclease: MLDHLPPDAPPHVELIDGSLVMMSPQTAFHMLTLRLLEQSLKPPHELVVAREMAITLGMRQRPEPDILLVKRSALESQVTTFNPQDVHLVVEVVSEESVDLDRTTKPIKYSDAGIRHFWRVEQEDGHPVAYTFELEPAVRAYVPTGIHRKRLVTNIGFDVDLDLDLDRVI, from the coding sequence GGTCACTCGTCATGATGTCACCGCAAACCGCATTCCACATGCTCACGCTTCGGCTGCTCGAGCAGTCCCTCAAGCCACCTCATGAGCTTGTCGTCGCCCGTGAGATGGCCATAACTCTTGGCATGCGCCAGCGCCCCGAGCCCGACATCCTGCTGGTGAAGCGCTCAGCGCTGGAGTCGCAGGTGACGACGTTCAACCCACAAGACGTCCATCTGGTCGTCGAGGTCGTATCTGAGGAGTCGGTGGATCTGGACCGCACCACCAAACCGATCAAATACTCCGACGCGGGCATTCGGCATTTCTGGCGAGTGGAGCAGGAGGACGGACACCCCGTGGCCTACACGTTCGAGCTGGAACCGGCCGTACGCGCATACGTACCCACCGGCATCCACCGCAAGCGACTGGTCACGAACATCGGCTTCGATGTGGACCTCGACCTCGACCTCGACCGCGTCATCTGA
- a CDS encoding phosphotransferase, with product MEEIRLPGGWINEVVRVGDTVRRPLRSRSRFVHELLKLLRQRGWPAAPRFLGVDERDREILSHIPGHVPWQECRTPGVTSRRALARVAELVREFHDLTAGTALAGAEEVVCHNDLSPKNTVYRGPDDGLLPVAFIDWDLAAPGSRIQDVAHVCWQYLDLGPSVTDLADTGRSLRLICDAYGLTGRDGLVETILWWQDRCRHGIEAGAAAGDPAMRRLLHAGVPGSLRAAYAWVAHHRSELERRL from the coding sequence GTGGAGGAGATTCGCCTACCCGGAGGCTGGATCAACGAGGTCGTCAGGGTCGGTGACACCGTGCGCCGGCCGTTGCGTTCCCGCAGCCGTTTCGTTCACGAGCTGCTGAAACTCCTGCGACAACGAGGCTGGCCCGCAGCTCCCCGGTTCCTCGGTGTGGACGAGCGCGACCGCGAGATACTGAGCCACATCCCCGGCCACGTCCCCTGGCAGGAGTGCCGGACACCCGGCGTGACCTCGCGCCGGGCCCTGGCCCGCGTCGCGGAGCTGGTCCGCGAGTTTCACGACCTGACGGCGGGCACGGCCCTCGCCGGTGCGGAGGAGGTCGTCTGCCACAACGACCTGTCCCCGAAGAACACGGTGTACCGGGGCCCGGACGACGGCCTGCTGCCGGTCGCGTTCATCGATTGGGATCTGGCCGCGCCGGGCTCCCGCATCCAGGATGTCGCCCACGTGTGCTGGCAGTACCTCGACCTGGGCCCCTCGGTGACGGACCTCGCCGATACCGGTCGTTCGCTGCGGTTGATCTGCGATGCCTACGGGCTGACCGGCCGTGACGGCCTCGTCGAGACGATCCTGTGGTGGCAGGACCGCTGCCGGCACGGGATCGAGGCGGGCGCGGCGGCGGGAGACCCCGCGATGCGCCGGCTGCTGCACGCGGGCGTGCCCGGGTCGTTGCGAGCCGCGTACGCCTGGGTCGCCCACCACCGCAGTGAGCTGGAGCGCCGTCTGTGA
- the uvrB gene encoding excinuclease ABC subunit UvrB gives MRPVTDLQRKVAPFEVVTEMTPSGDQPTAIAELERRVKAGAKDSVLLGATGTGKTATIAWLIERLQRPALVMQPNKTLAAQFANELREMLPNNAVEYFVSYYDYYQPEAYVPQSDTYIEKDSSINDEVERLRHSATNSLLTRRDTIVVASVSCIYGLGTPQEYVDRMARLRVGMDVDRDQLLRRLVDMQYARNDLAFTRGTFRVRGDTIEIIPKYEELAVRIEMFGDEIEKLSTMHPLTGEVITEDEELYIFPASHYVAGEERMAAAVGGIEAELAGRLEELERQGKLLEAQRLRMRTTYDIEMMRQIGTCSGIENYSRHMDGREPGSAPNTLLDYFPEDFLLVLDESHQTVPQIGAMYEGDASRKRTLVDHGFRLPSALDNRPLKWEEFLERIGQTVYLSATPGPYELGRVKGDVVEQVIRPTGLVDPEIVVKPTKGQIDDLVHEIRERAERDERVLVTTLTKKMSEDLTDYLLELGIRVRYLHSEVDTLRRIELLRELRVGEFDVLVGINLLREGLDLPEVSLVAILDADKEGFLRSETSLIQTIGRAARNVSGQVHMYADKVTPSMERAIDETNRRRAKQIAYNEANGIDPQPLRKKIADILDSLQREDADTDKLLGGGRQQSRGKAPVPGFAAKQAGQHAKAIAGEMPRAQMESLIESLTEQMHQAAADLQFEVAARLRDEIKELKRELRDMKEAGVR, from the coding sequence ATGCGACCGGTCACTGATTTGCAGCGGAAGGTGGCGCCCTTCGAGGTCGTCACCGAGATGACTCCCTCCGGCGACCAGCCGACGGCCATCGCCGAGCTGGAGCGCCGCGTCAAGGCCGGGGCCAAGGACAGCGTGCTGCTGGGCGCCACCGGCACCGGCAAGACCGCCACCATCGCCTGGCTCATCGAGCGGCTGCAACGGCCCGCCCTGGTCATGCAGCCCAACAAGACGCTCGCCGCCCAGTTCGCCAACGAGCTGCGCGAGATGCTGCCCAACAACGCGGTCGAATACTTCGTCTCCTACTACGACTACTACCAGCCCGAGGCCTACGTCCCGCAGAGCGACACCTACATCGAGAAGGACTCCTCGATCAACGACGAGGTCGAGCGGCTGCGCCATTCGGCCACCAACTCGCTGCTCACCCGCCGCGACACGATCGTGGTCGCGTCGGTGTCGTGCATCTACGGCCTGGGCACGCCGCAGGAATACGTCGACCGCATGGCCAGGCTCCGCGTCGGCATGGATGTCGACCGCGACCAGTTGCTGCGCCGCCTCGTCGACATGCAGTACGCGCGCAACGACCTCGCCTTCACGCGGGGCACGTTCCGGGTCCGCGGCGACACGATCGAGATCATCCCCAAGTACGAAGAGCTCGCCGTGCGCATCGAGATGTTCGGCGACGAGATCGAGAAGCTCTCGACCATGCACCCGCTCACCGGTGAGGTCATCACCGAGGACGAGGAGCTCTACATCTTCCCCGCCTCCCACTACGTGGCGGGCGAGGAGCGGATGGCGGCGGCCGTGGGCGGCATCGAGGCGGAGCTGGCCGGGAGGCTGGAGGAGCTGGAGCGCCAGGGCAAGCTGCTGGAGGCCCAGCGGCTGCGCATGCGCACCACCTACGACATCGAGATGATGCGCCAGATCGGCACCTGCTCCGGCATCGAGAACTACTCGCGCCACATGGACGGTCGCGAGCCGGGCAGCGCGCCCAACACGCTGCTCGACTACTTCCCGGAGGACTTCCTGCTGGTCCTCGACGAGTCCCACCAGACCGTGCCGCAGATCGGCGCCATGTACGAAGGCGACGCCTCCCGCAAGCGCACCCTGGTCGACCACGGCTTCCGCCTTCCCTCGGCGCTCGACAACCGGCCGCTGAAGTGGGAGGAGTTCCTGGAGCGCATCGGCCAGACCGTCTACCTGTCGGCCACGCCCGGCCCCTACGAGCTGGGCCGGGTCAAGGGCGATGTGGTCGAGCAGGTCATCCGCCCGACCGGTCTGGTCGACCCCGAGATCGTCGTCAAGCCGACCAAGGGCCAGATCGACGACCTGGTCCACGAGATCCGTGAGCGCGCCGAGCGCGACGAGCGGGTCCTGGTCACCACGCTGACCAAGAAGATGTCCGAGGACCTGACCGACTACCTCCTGGAGCTCGGCATCCGGGTTCGCTACCTGCACAGCGAGGTCGACACGCTGCGCCGCATCGAGCTGCTGCGCGAGCTGCGCGTCGGCGAGTTCGACGTGCTCGTCGGCATCAACCTCCTGCGCGAGGGCCTCGACCTGCCCGAGGTGTCGCTGGTGGCCATCCTCGACGCCGACAAGGAGGGCTTCCTCCGCTCCGAGACCTCCCTCATCCAGACGATCGGCCGCGCCGCCCGAAACGTCTCGGGCCAGGTCCACATGTACGCCGACAAGGTCACCCCGTCGATGGAGCGGGCCATCGACGAGACCAACCGGCGCCGCGCCAAGCAGATCGCCTACAACGAGGCCAACGGCATCGACCCGCAGCCGCTGCGCAAGAAGATCGCCGACATCCTCGACTCGTTGCAGCGCGAGGACGCCGACACCGACAAGCTCCTCGGCGGCGGCCGCCAGCAGTCCCGCGGCAAGGCGCCGGTGCCCGGCTTCGCCGCCAAGCAGGCGGGCCAGCACGCCAAGGCCATCGCGGGCGAGATGCCGCGCGCCCAGATGGAGTCGCTGATCGAGTCGCTGACGGAGCAGATGCACCAGGCGGCGGCCGACCTGCAGTTCGAGGTGGCGGCCCGGCTGCGCGACGAGATCAAGGAGCTCAAGCGCGAGCTGCGCGACATGAAGGAGGCAGGGGTCAGGTAG
- a CDS encoding helix-turn-helix transcriptional regulator: MSETVYNRIALLRAERGVTRRQLAEALGVHYQTVGYLERGEYSPSLYLALRIAGYFEVPVEVVFSTTPFPRIGERTA; the protein is encoded by the coding sequence ATGAGTGAGACGGTCTACAACCGCATCGCCCTCCTGCGCGCCGAACGCGGCGTCACCCGACGGCAGCTGGCCGAGGCGCTGGGAGTGCACTACCAGACGGTCGGCTACCTGGAGCGCGGCGAATACAGCCCGAGCCTCTATCTGGCGTTGCGGATCGCCGGATACTTCGAGGTGCCGGTCGAGGTGGTCTTCTCCACCACTCCCTTCCCCAGGATCGGCGAGCGGACCGCCTGA
- a CDS encoding SPFH domain-containing protein — protein sequence MAQAVAQGGDLRQAVGQAVGQVAQYAGQGGQYTGQGGQYGGQGGQQGFALNPHDFAAARDGGVSIGTLIEARTASLNEAGEIVNRSFAENGMHVISPVVIPKSGTAKVLVPLAVLVALGLIGALGNVIPRTELFFGPHYWAVLVLAAAFLWWRRSVVMVPEGCKALITKFGKLVHIADPGRVTLFNPWKRVSYIVNTTREYPFNAPISEAPTQQGVKASVDLFLQFRIENPAEFIFVLGSVSGFQSKLQNAISEVTRSLIYAQRAEDIYDLVGESTLGMLESLNQQFLPAVRLTDVNITHAEPSSQEYRMDLAAPEMVRVAKEAYTYEYELQLRKEQNEGDLVKELAGLQETLSAIQAEIAGYQARMDTALERASHQATAQARQRLVEAESTANANSALLQAQALDIRALSAAEAPEILDYRFQQDLLDKLESVATRLPQVVQVGEQTDIDFLELAQQLVGGKGTALFSPEDMTAIRSRLGEIGRRVENREAEIAALLRKVAEDVSEAPTVATATAPVPETPAETTAPIPVQKLEREAR from the coding sequence ATGGCCCAAGCCGTGGCGCAGGGCGGCGACCTGCGGCAGGCGGTGGGCCAGGCCGTCGGCCAGGTCGCGCAGTACGCCGGACAGGGCGGGCAGTACACCGGGCAGGGCGGGCAGTACGGGGGCCAGGGCGGGCAGCAGGGGTTCGCGCTGAACCCGCACGACTTCGCCGCCGCTCGTGACGGAGGGGTGTCCATCGGCACCCTGATCGAGGCCAGGACCGCGTCGCTGAACGAGGCCGGCGAGATCGTCAACCGCAGCTTCGCCGAGAACGGCATGCACGTCATCTCGCCCGTGGTGATCCCCAAGAGCGGCACCGCGAAGGTGCTCGTGCCGCTCGCCGTCCTCGTCGCACTCGGCCTGATCGGCGCGCTCGGCAACGTCATCCCGCGGACCGAGCTGTTCTTCGGCCCCCACTACTGGGCCGTGCTGGTGCTCGCCGCCGCGTTCCTGTGGTGGCGGCGCAGCGTGGTGATGGTGCCCGAGGGTTGCAAGGCCCTGATCACCAAGTTCGGCAAGCTCGTGCACATCGCCGACCCGGGCCGGGTGACGCTGTTCAACCCGTGGAAGCGGGTCAGCTACATCGTCAACACCACGCGCGAGTACCCCTTCAACGCCCCCATCAGCGAGGCGCCGACCCAGCAGGGCGTCAAGGCGAGCGTCGACCTGTTCCTGCAGTTCAGGATCGAGAACCCGGCCGAGTTCATCTTCGTCCTCGGCTCGGTCAGCGGCTTCCAGTCCAAGCTGCAGAACGCCATCAGCGAGGTCACCCGCTCCCTCATCTACGCCCAGCGGGCCGAGGACATCTACGACCTGGTGGGCGAGAGCACCCTCGGCATGCTGGAGAGCCTCAACCAGCAGTTCCTGCCGGCCGTGCGGCTGACCGACGTCAACATCACGCACGCCGAGCCGTCCAGCCAGGAGTACCGGATGGACCTGGCGGCCCCCGAGATGGTGCGGGTCGCCAAGGAGGCCTACACCTACGAGTACGAGCTGCAGCTGCGCAAGGAGCAGAACGAGGGCGACCTGGTCAAGGAGCTGGCCGGCCTGCAGGAGACGCTGAGCGCCATCCAGGCGGAGATCGCCGGCTACCAGGCCCGCATGGACACCGCACTCGAACGCGCCTCCCACCAGGCCACGGCACAGGCCAGGCAGCGCCTGGTCGAGGCCGAGTCGACGGCCAACGCAAACTCGGCGCTGCTGCAGGCGCAGGCGCTCGACATCAGGGCGCTGAGCGCGGCCGAGGCGCCGGAGATCCTCGACTACCGCTTCCAGCAGGACCTGCTGGACAAGCTGGAGTCGGTCGCGACCCGGCTGCCGCAGGTGGTGCAGGTGGGCGAGCAGACCGACATCGACTTCCTGGAGCTGGCCCAGCAGCTCGTCGGCGGGAAGGGCACCGCGCTGTTCTCGCCCGAGGACATGACCGCCATCCGCTCCAGGCTCGGCGAGATCGGCAGGCGCGTGGAGAACCGGGAGGCCGAGATCGCCGCGCTGCTCAGGAAGGTGGCCGAGGACGTCTCCGAGGCCCCCACCGTCGCCACCGCCACCGCCCCCGTCCCGGAGACCCCCGCCGAGACCACCGCCCCGATCCCCGTACAGAAGCTGGAGCGTGAGGCCCGATGA
- a CDS encoding SPFH domain-containing protein has translation MSGREFSKIKESLASWSEIRQLLRGGEQGQLVPVVIPKDRRGFSWMTLVFVALYFAGMAVVTDVRAVAALAAVFLLALAAILMWRKAIIEIEEGTTGVRSRWGAITGTLPPGRHYLWLPWDRVDAVVDTSTEIPYSAPIVACPTAENVPLKSIEFFLKFRIVDPVAFVRTIGAGNFDLVLSSAVQDAIRQRSRRVNTERAYDLRGSDVGDMQDALNRQLGRYGVRVTGANIPDVQLPDQYQQHLATREKVAKELSAYEREWELTRKRRIDTLLMEIERSKKTRDARVVEVRAAYNTARKDVARMLEEQETEAQRVRWEIEARGRAELTSAENEAKALRRLAESYRDNRAVLQYELARRRLDVGAKLAENAPQPLVVRTQQGAGDSALSTLLLAQLLPRISAGQISGNHNGHAPNA, from the coding sequence ATGAGCGGGCGCGAGTTCTCGAAGATCAAGGAGTCGCTGGCGTCCTGGTCGGAGATCCGCCAGCTGCTGCGCGGCGGCGAGCAGGGCCAGCTCGTGCCCGTCGTCATCCCCAAGGACCGGCGCGGCTTCTCGTGGATGACGCTGGTGTTCGTGGCGCTGTACTTCGCCGGCATGGCGGTCGTGACCGACGTCAGGGCCGTCGCCGCGCTCGCCGCGGTGTTCCTGCTGGCCCTGGCGGCCATCCTGATGTGGCGCAAGGCGATCATCGAGATCGAGGAGGGCACCACCGGCGTGCGCAGCCGCTGGGGCGCGATCACCGGCACGCTGCCGCCGGGCCGCCACTACCTGTGGCTGCCGTGGGACCGGGTGGACGCCGTGGTCGACACCTCCACCGAGATCCCCTACTCGGCGCCCATCGTGGCCTGCCCGACAGCCGAGAACGTGCCGCTGAAGTCGATCGAGTTCTTCCTGAAGTTCCGCATCGTCGACCCGGTGGCGTTCGTCCGCACGATCGGCGCGGGCAACTTCGACCTGGTGCTGTCGAGCGCCGTGCAGGACGCGATCAGGCAGCGCAGCCGCAGGGTCAACACCGAGCGCGCCTACGACCTGCGCGGTTCCGACGTGGGCGACATGCAGGATGCGCTCAACCGCCAGCTCGGCCGGTACGGCGTGCGCGTCACCGGCGCCAACATCCCCGACGTGCAGCTGCCCGACCAGTACCAGCAGCACCTGGCCACCCGCGAGAAGGTCGCCAAGGAGCTGTCGGCCTACGAGCGCGAGTGGGAGCTGACCCGCAAGCGCCGCATCGACACGCTGCTCATGGAGATCGAACGGTCCAAGAAGACCCGTGACGCCCGCGTCGTCGAGGTCAGGGCCGCCTACAACACGGCGCGCAAGGACGTGGCCCGCATGCTGGAGGAGCAGGAGACCGAGGCGCAGCGCGTGCGCTGGGAGATCGAGGCGCGTGGCCGGGCCGAGCTGACCTCCGCCGAGAACGAGGCCAAGGCGCTGCGCCGGCTGGCCGAGTCCTACCGCGACAACCGGGCCGTGCTCCAGTACGAGCTGGCCAGGCGGCGGCTCGACGTGGGCGCCAAGCTGGCGGAGAACGCCCCCCAGCCGCTGGTCGTGCGCACCCAGCAGGGCGCCGGCGACTCCGCGCTGTCCACGCTGCTGCTGGCCCAGCTGCTGCCCCGCATCTCGGCCGGGCAGATCTCCGGCAACCACAACGGCCACGCCCCCAACGCATAG
- a CDS encoding sporulation protein — MVFRKLMAAFGAGVEVDTVLTNATVRPGEALKGVVHFRGGGSDYKVEGIFIDLTAVVEVESGDNEYKTTYSFLRQQVAGTFQLAAGAQHSQPFEIPMPWETPVSAVAGHPLPGMKLGVRTELALAGAIDKGDLDPLFVGPLPAQEHVLGALGRMGFQFKKADLERGTLYGSTMPFFQEIEYFAGGQWRRYFNELELTFIAGPRQMDVILEADKRGGFLTSSHDTYNRFTVHYDADPAAAEHALQRGLEQMARHRGWF; from the coding sequence ATGGTGTTCCGCAAGCTGATGGCCGCGTTCGGCGCGGGCGTCGAAGTCGACACAGTGCTGACCAACGCCACCGTCCGGCCCGGCGAGGCGCTGAAGGGCGTCGTCCACTTCCGCGGCGGCGGCTCCGACTACAAGGTCGAGGGCATCTTCATCGACCTGACCGCCGTGGTCGAGGTGGAGAGCGGCGACAACGAGTACAAGACGACCTACAGCTTCCTGCGCCAGCAGGTCGCCGGGACGTTCCAGCTCGCCGCGGGCGCCCAGCACAGCCAGCCGTTCGAGATCCCGATGCCGTGGGAGACTCCGGTCAGCGCCGTCGCCGGACACCCGCTGCCCGGCATGAAGCTGGGCGTGCGGACCGAGCTGGCGCTGGCCGGCGCGATCGACAAGGGCGACCTCGACCCGCTGTTCGTCGGCCCGCTGCCCGCGCAGGAGCACGTGCTCGGCGCGCTCGGCCGGATGGGCTTCCAGTTCAAGAAGGCCGACCTGGAGCGGGGCACGCTGTACGGCTCGACGATGCCGTTCTTCCAGGAGATCGAGTACTTCGCGGGCGGCCAGTGGCGGCGCTACTTCAACGAGCTGGAGCTGACGTTCATCGCCGGGCCGCGGCAGATGGACGTCATCCTGGAGGCCGACAAGCGGGGCGGCTTCCTGACCTCCAGCCACGACACCTACAACAGGTTCACCGTCCACTACGACGCCGACCCGGCCGCGGCCGAGCACGCGCTGCAGCGCGGCCTGGAGCAGATGGCCCGCCACCGCGGCTGGTTCTGA